The following are encoded together in the Oscarella lobularis chromosome 10, ooOscLobu1.1, whole genome shotgun sequence genome:
- the LOC136191897 gene encoding tRNA-uridine aminocarboxypropyltransferase 2-like codes for MALREDDSLSSGPFSGLIDLPFDPSKKRAKCDRCQRPASVCLCNCLPRTPVLIATEVHILQHPNEERRSLTTVPILTAALARDKIHIYRSKVFSRGRFPTLDDALDAHETVLLYPGREAVDVSDVSPSGRLPRVKNLLLLDGTWRQAREIYKKNPRLHVLKQVELRMSVISAYVIRTQPTDQCLSTAESAALALSVIEGRADLYDVIIRPLTALCHIQIGHGAGAHESRERKRQKPHNVVS; via the exons ATGGCACTGCGAGAGGACGATTCGTTGAGCTCAGGTCCCTTTAGTGGCTTGATCGATTTGCCATTTGATCcgtcgaaaaaaagagcaaagTGTGATCGCTGCCA GAGACCAGCGTCTGTCTGCCTCTGTAACTGTCTGCCTCGCACTCCTGTGCTCATTGCAACGGAAGTGCACATCTTGCAGCATCCAAACGAG GAACGTCGAAGTCTCACGACAGTGCCCATTTTGACGGCCGCCCTGGCACGAGACAAAATCCACATTTACCGCTCCAAAGTCTTCTCACGAGGCCGCTTTCCCACGTTGGACGACGCACTCGACGCGCACGAAACTGTTCTTCTCTATCCTGGACGAGAAG CTGTTGACGTCAGCGACGTTTCTCCTTCTGGAAGATTGCCACGTGTGAAGAACCTTCTCCTTTTAGACGGCACTTGGCGCCAGGCTCGCGAGATCTATAAGAAGAATCCAAGACTACACGTACTCAAACAG GTCGAACTCAGAATGTCAGTCATCAGTGCGTACGTCATTCGAACTCAGCCGACCGACCAGTGTCTTTCTACTGCCGAATCTGCCGCCTTGGCGTTGTCCGTTATCGAGGGAAGAGCAGATTTGTACGAC GTCATCATTCGACCTCTGACGGCTTTGTGTCACATTCAGATTGGGCACGGAGCGGGCGCTCACGaaagcagagaaagaaagcgacaGAAACCGCATAACGTTGTCTCTTAG
- the LOC136192185 gene encoding A disintegrin and metalloproteinase with thrombospondin motifs 18-like, translating to MKTRSVSCVQLQGDLGTQTVSNSECPDEKPVEQMSCSGACPDVIFRWALSTGASIGTGSVSGGGGSSFSKWSQCSVTCGNGEQTRNVRCEAVAQDGSVTIVFDEMCERLSNESKPIIQRSCTVLPSDNIWITSDWFECSRPCGRGAQKRQVKCVRGCSLRLLGAGQCSRPARPIHHRYCNDFPC from the exons ATGAAAACTCGTTCGGTTTCTTGCGTTCAGTTGCAGGGCGATTTGGGAACGCAAACCGTTTCCAATTCAGAGTGTCCAGATGAAAAGCCGGTTGAACAGATGTCATGCAGTGGTGCCTgtcctgacgtcatttttcgaTGGGCTCTTTCCACCGGAGCATCCATTGGCACCGGCAGCGtttccggcggcggcggcagcagcTTTAGCAAGTGGTCACAG TGTTCTGTCACGTGCGGCAACGGCGAGCAGACGAGGAACGTCAGATGTGAAGCGGTGGCACAAGACGGCAGCGTCACCATCGTCTTCGATGAAATGTGCGAAAGACTGTCGAACGAGAGCAAACCAATTATACAACGATCGTGCACGGTTTTACCTTCTGACAACATCTGGATCACGTCCGATTGGTTTGAG TGTTCGAGACCTTGTGGACGCGGTGCTCAAAAAAGACAGGTCAAGTGCGTTCGCGGTTGCTCGTTGCGTCTACTCGGTGCCGGACAATGCTCCCGGCCTGCTCGGCCAATTCACCACCGATACTGCAATGACTTTCCCTGTTAG
- the LOC136191922 gene encoding tyrosine-protein kinase CSK-like, with the protein MALIQGNGMGDKPSWKSGAECVAKFNFEGISQDDLPFKKNDVLTILSASRDPNWYKARRPDGKEGMVPATYLAARSEVTLTTMPWFHGKIKREDSEVLLHPRGDGLFLVRESTNFPGDYTLSVCFEGKVEHYRILYRENKVTIDEEEFFDNLVQLIEHYQKDADGLCTRLRKPLDKQGGVAVVVDIKQFEKSGWAIKRQDLSIGASIGKGEFGDVHSGMYKGQKVAIKTLKDDQAAIQSFLQEASLMTRLRHPNLVQLLGVSLDQKPTYIVTEFMARGSLVDYLRTRGRAVISRNDLLKFARDICDGMTYLESKEVVHRDLAARNVLIAEDNTAKVSDFGLAHDTKYSHDGGRFPIKWTSPEALRRNEFTSKSDVWSYGILLWELYSYGRVPYPRVRLDDVVQTVERGYRMDAPDGCPEEIYSVMRKCWQFEPKDRPPFEKIKEELRGISFV; encoded by the exons ATGGCGCTCATCCAAGGAAACGGCATGGGAGAC aaGCCGAGCTGGAAGTCGGGCGCCGAGTGCGTCgccaaattcaattttgagGGAATTTCACAAGAC GATCTTCCattcaagaaaaacgacgtattGACAATTCTAAGCGCTTCGCGA GATCCTAATTGGTACAAAGCGCGACGACCTGACGGGAAAGAGGGAATGGTTCCTGCGACGTATCTCGCTGCTCGTTCGGAGGTCACCTTGACGACGATGCC TTGGTTCCACGGCAAGATCAAACGAGAAGACTCCGAGGTCTTGCTTCATCCGAGAGGGGACGGTCTCTTTTTGGTGCGCGAGAGCACCAACTTTCCAGGCGATTACACCCTTAGCGTCTG TTTTGAGGGAAAGGTCGAGCACTATCGGATATTGTACAGAGAGAACAAAGTGACGATTGACGAGGAGGAATTCTTTGACAATCTCGTCCAATTGATTGAG CACTATCAAAAAGACGCCGACGGATTGTGTACGCGATTGAGAAAACCGCTCGACAAACAGGGCGGAGTtgccgttgtcgtcgacaTCAAGCAGTttgaaaaaa GTGGATGGGCCATCAAGAGGCAAGATTTATCTATTGGAGCGTCTattggaaaaggagaattcGGAG ATGTTCATTCGGGCATGTACAAAGGTCAGAAAGTGGCTATAAAGACACTGAAGGACGACCAGGCAGCCATTCAGTCATTTCTGCAGGAAGCTTCTCTTATGAC CCGATTAAGACATCCTAATCTTGTTCAATTGCTGGGCGTCTCTCTCGACCAGAAGCCCACTTATATTGTTACAGAATTCATGGCTAGG GGAAGCTTAGTCGATTATCTGAGAACGAGGGGCAGAGCGGTTATATCGCGAAATGACTTGCTGAAATTTGCCCGAGATATATGCGACGGGATGACGTACTTGGAGTCGAAGGAAGTCGTTCATCGTGATTTGGCGGCGAGGAACGTGCTCATAGCCGAAGACAACACGGCCAAG GTTTCTGATTTCGGGTTGGCTCACGATACCAAGTATTCTCACGACGGGGGCAGATTTCCTATAAAGTGGACTTCGCCGGAGGCACTCAGGCGTAAC GAATTCACTAGTAAATCGGACGTTTGGAGTTACGGAATTCTTCTCTGGGAACTCTATTCATACGGTCGCGTTCCGTATCCGCGAGTA CGattggacgacgtcgttcagaCGGTTGAGCGAGGCTACAGAATGGATGCACCGGATGGTTGCCCAGAGGAAATATATTCCGTAATGAGAAAGTGCTGGCAATTTGAGCCGAAAGATCGACCGCCTTTTGAAAAGATCAAGGAGGAATTGCGGGGAATTTCGTTTGTGTGA
- the LOC136191914 gene encoding A disintegrin and metalloproteinase with thrombospondin motifs 9-like isoform X1 produces MRELVQWCTSVQYVSAVCILIHSVNVCAHVIYECEPTNGTLFVKIRFPFSFVYLIRSGKACLGTTKEQTVVGFLHAKMRGAICTLLVLAGAAFVVHAQEPTPPTFLWVYENSSCTRTCGVEGVRTTLTICTLNGNIAQRRAEPFCDAATRLPVQSYPCFRVSCPAGWVSGPWGACSATCAGVRTRSVTCRQNVVTSPFTVLEQQVNDSNCLGEKPADSELCGDACPTYSWGGSVGGRTGVNVDDSWGPCSAVCGRGVETREIVCEEVLQNGDVRIVNSDACLRAVGPEPNTTRNCIVDCNYVSSDWSDCVLEGGDRCGNGTQTRAVFCRSSVSGRVSIDACDEDTLIRDSRPASSRGCLVRCECTRPFWAPNSWSDCSVSCGNGTRTRNVSCQCPLGRETQNVDRSFCDRLARSEPATIERCGELCPCDEAFWNLSPWGSCSFSCAGGIQTRQVSCICNRGGQNVSADDVECTSRLGPDKPPLSRICSTQDCPCTNPRWKTGVFSNCLRPCGGNQTRDVTCVCNIQTSKGIFRQDVNDSLCAANPDSGARPPTTRECQDRCCYEALPLSPWTRCSASCGSGTQTRTVACGVRVCSRRAFVGQTDDVYCTDRGIDLNSLRTRECSAGVKAEKFIWATSEWSTCSNTCGGGYKRRKVRCVDRCTSKRVATAKCSRARSPSHKKSCKCVPCDKNECRDREQYPCYFIHKLGVCRVGGCRLQNVCCKSCYNDVITEA; encoded by the exons ATGCGTGAACTGGTGCAGTGGTGTACGTCCGTGCAATACGTGTCTGCTGTCTGTATACTCATTCATTCCGTGAACGTCTGTGCGCACGTTATATATGAATGTGAGCCCACAAACGGGACTCTCTTCGTCAAGATTagatttcctttttcctttgtGTACCTAATTAGGTCCGGGAAAGCCTGTCTCGGTACAACAAAAGAACAGACGGTCGTCGGCTTCTTGCACGCGAAAATGCGCGGAGCGATCTGCACCTTGCTCGTGCTTGCTGGCGCCGCTTTTGTCGTTCATGCTCAAG AACCGACGCCGCCAACCTTTTTATGGGTTTATGAGAATTCGTCGTGCACGAGAACATGCGGAGTCGAAG GTGTCCGAACTACGCTAACTATATGCACCCTAAATGGCAACATTGCACAAAGAAGGGCAGAGCCCTTTTGTGACGCCGCTACAAGACTTCCAGTACAGTCATATCCTTGCTTTCGCGTCAGTTGTCCAGCAGG ATGGGTGAGCGGTCCGTGGGGGGCCTGTTCAGCAACGTGCGCCGGTGTGCGCACGCGTTCCGTCACTTGTCGACAGAACGTCGTGACGAGCCCTTTTACTGTACTTGAACAACAAGTTAATGACAGCAACTGCTTGGGGGAAAAGCCTGCCGATTCAGAACTGTGCGGTGATGCATGTCCCACTTACTCGTGGGGCGGCTCAGTCGGAGGACGTACAGGGGTCAATGTAGATGACTCTTGGGGGCCCTGTTCGGCGGTATGTGGACGTGGCGTGGAGACGAGAGAGATCGTTTGTGAAGAGGTACTACAAAACGGTGATGTACGTATCGTTAACAGCGATGCATGTCTTCGAGCTGTGGGTCCGGAACCGAATACAACGAGAAATTGCATTGTTGATTGCAATTACGTCTCCAGCGATTGGTCGGATTGCGTCCTTGAGGGCGGAGATAGGTGCGGAAACGGAACGCAAACGCGCGCTGTCTTTTGCCGTAGTTCTGTCAGTGGCCGGGTGAGCATAGATGCATGCGATGAAGATACGCTGATCAGGGATTCGCGTCCAGCGAGCAGTCGAGGCTGTTTGGTGCGCTGTGAATGCACAAGgccgttttgggccccaAATTCCTGGAGCGACTGTTCTGTCTCATGTGGCAATGGAACGAGAACCAGAAATGTTTCCTGTCAATGTCCACTTGGTCGAGAAACGCAAAATGTCGACAGATCTTTTTGTGACCGGCTGGCAAGGAGTGAGCCTGCTACCATAGAGAGATGCGGGGAGCTATGCCCGTGTGACGAAGCTTTCTGGAATTTGTCTCCGTGGGGCTCGTGCAGTTTTTCGTGTGCTGGAGGTATTCAAACTCGGCAAGTGTCGTGCATCTGCAATCGAGGCGGACAAAATGTTAGCGCGGACGATGTAGAGTGTACCAGTAGACTTGGTCCGGATAAGCCTCCTTTGTCCCGAATTTGCAGCACTCAGGACTGTCCGTGCACGAATCCACGATGGAAGACAGGCGTCTTCTCGAACTGCCTTCGACCGTGCGGTGGCAACCAAACGCGAGATGTTACTTGCGTCTGTAATATTCAGACATCAAAAGGAATATTTCGACAAGATGTCAACGATAGCCTTTGCGCCGCAAACCCCGACTCGGGGGCACGTCCTCCTACGACTCGCGAATGTCAAGACCGCTGCTGCTATGAGGCGCTTCCTTTGTCGCCCTGGACCAGG TGCTCCGCTTCTTGCGGTTCCGGCACCCAAACTCGTACTGTCGCGTGCGGTGTTCGCGTTTGTTCTCGTAGGGCATTCGTTGGACAGACGGACGACGTGTATTGCACGGACAGAGGCATTGACTTGAACAGCCTCCGAACAAGAGAGTGCTCGGCTGGCGTCAAGGCAGAAAAATTTATCTGGGCAACGTCAGAGTGGAGCACA TGCTCAAACACGTGTGGTGGCGGCtacaaaagacgaaaagtgCGTTGTGTTGACAGATGCACTAGCAAAAGAGTTGCCACCGCAAAGTGTTCCAGGGCGCGATCTCCAAGCCACAAGAAATCATGCAAGTGCGTTCCAT GTGATAAAAACGAGTGCCGAGACAGGGAGCAGTATCCTTGCTATTTTATACACAAACTCGGCGTTTGTCGCGTCGGAGGATGCAGATTACAAAACGTTTGCTGCAAATCTTGCTACAATGACGTTATCACCGAGGCTTAG
- the LOC136191914 gene encoding aldehyde dehydrogenase, mitochondrial-like isoform X2 — protein sequence MADSKKPRLESNPEVKYTKIWIDNEWRDSVSKKTFPTINPCTGDKICDVAEGDKADVDIAVESAKKAFALGSEWRKMDASARGHLMNKLADLIERDSEYLAQLETLDNGKPLKVARSADLPLTIKCYRYYAGYTDKIHGKTIPVDGDYFTYTRHEPVGIVGAIIPWNFPLLMQAWKLGPALCAGNVVVLKPAEQTPLTALYMGALMKEAGFPPGVVNIIPGYGPTAGAAISEHMDVDKVAFTGSTEIGHIVMQAAGKSNLKNVTLELGGKSPNIVFADADLDNAVEMSHFALFFNQGQCCCAGSRCFVEDSVYDEFVRKSVERSKQRTVGDPLDPDVEQGPQIDKEQFDKIMTLIEAGKSEGAKLECGGKQVGEKGFFVEPTVFSDVQDEMRIAKEEIFGPVQQIMRFKTIDEVISRANATSYGLAAAVYTRDINKAIAVAHSVRAGTVWVNCYDVFAAQAPFGGYKQSGSGRELGEYGLEQYSEIKTVTIKIDEKNS from the exons ATGGCCGATTCGAAGAAACCGCGACTTGAATCTAATCCAGAGGTTAAGTACACAAAG ATTTGGATCGACAACGAGTGGAGAGATTCCGTGagcaagaaaacgtttcccACAATCAATCCGTGCACGGGAGACAAGATCTGTGACGTGGCCGAAGGAGACAAG GCGGACGTCGACATTgccgtcgaatcggcgaaaAAAGCGTTCGCACTCGGGAGCGAGTGGCGAAAGATGGACGCGTCGGCCAGGGGACATCTTATGAACAAACTCGCCGATCTGATCGAAAGAGATAGCGAATATTTGGCC CAACTGGAGACGCTCGATAACGGAAAGCCGCTCAAAGTGGCCCGAAGCGCCGACTTGCCTTTGACTATCAAGTGCTACAG ATACTATGCTGGATACACTGACAAGATACATGGGAAGACGATACCCGTTG ATGGCGATTACTTTACCTACACTCGTCACGAACCGGTTGGCATCGTTGGGGCTATCATTCCC TGGAATTTTCCTCTGTTGATGCAAGCGTGGAAACTCGGTCCGGCTCTTTGCGccggcaacgtcgtcgtgctcAAACCGGCCGAACAGACGCCACTGACCGCTCTCTACATGGGCGCTCTCATGAAAGAA GCCGGCTTTCCTCCGGGCGTCGTTAACATCATCCCCGGGTATGGTCCAACGGCGGGGGCGGCCATTTCGGAGCACATGGACGTCGACAAGGTGGCGTTTACGGGATCGACGGAAATTGGTCACATCGTCATGCAAGCGGCCGGCAAGtcgaatttgaaaaacgtcACTTTGGAATTGGGAGGAAAGAGTCCCAACATTGTCTTCGCTGACGCCGATT TGGATAACGCCGTGGAAATGTCGCACTTTgccctcttcttcaatcaGGGCCAATGTTGCTGTGCCGGTTCGCGCTGCTTCGTTGAAGATTCCGTctacgacgaattcgttcgTAAGAGCGTCGAGCGCAGCAAACAGCGCACCGTCGGCGATCCGCTCGATCCCGACGTGGAACAGGGGCCCCAAATCGACAAGGAGCAATTCGACAAAATCATGACGCTCATCGAAGCCGGAAAGTCCGAAGGAGCGAAGCTGGAATGCGGCGGAAAGCAGGTCGGCGAAAAGGGATTCTTCGTCGAGCCGACCGTCTTTTCCGACGTCCAAGACGAAATGCGTATTGCCAAGGAGGAG ATTTTCGGTCCCGTGCAGCAGATCATGAGATTcaagacgatcgacgaggtGATCAGTCGTGCCAATGCGACGTCCTACGGGCTCGCCGCTGCTGTCTACACTCGCGACATCAACAAGGCAATCGCTGTTGCTCACAGCGTTCGTGCTGGCACCGTTTG GGTCAATTGCTATGATGTTTTTGCCGCTCAAGCTCCGTTTGGTGGATACAAGCAGTCCGGTTCGGGTCGTGAGCT GGGAGAGTATGGCTTGGAGCAATATTCCGAGATCAAGACG GTGACAATCAAGATTGATGAGAAGAATTCTTGA